The sequence AATTgtataaacaaaaatgaaaacaaatattaaaaccaCCATTCATAACCCTAGATAAATCTTCAAATAgatggagaagaaaataagatatttataCTGGCAGCTTCAAATGAGTGATGAACAATagttggaaaaaagaaaagaaaggtagAATAATCAGTAGAGTCAGAGTCAGATAATTTGTTtttagaaagagagagaggagagagttTTCTTATATTGAGTTTTGATACTCTAAAGGTCTGTTAATTTTACACTTAAATTTGGAAAATTGGGAAGtaacaaattgataaaaatttaaCCACATATCCCATTTAAATTGTAATTACTTCAGTTATCCACCTATCTCATATAAATCGTGATTATcccaattattataattaataatcatgatttaaataataaataaatcatctttaataaaattctttcatttcaataatatttttttatttacaagacTCAAAACTTAGACTTTATTTGAAGTGATTGGATATATAGCttacacaaaaaataataaatatcccATTAAGAAAATCcaccaagacaaaaaaaaaaaatggagcaaTGGGTTTGGGACTTTGGGTTCTATACTCGATAGagcaaattcttttttcttaaaaaggaaaagaaaaaaggggcATTCCGAGAATTGAACTCGGGACCTCTCGCACCCTAAGCGAGAATCATACCACTAGACCAAATGCCCACATATGTTTTAAGCTTATATTTaaactaacataaaaataaaaataatgtaccGTCTTGAAAGAAATCACttatatttaagaaaagaaaaaatatattaatccgTGCCATCATTAGACCAGGAATGAATCATTCCTCCTGGTCCTGATCCTAaatagggttagggttagggtttatgcaATCGAATTCCTGAGACGGTGCATTTGTACGTAATCGATGGCGAATCGCACGGATCCTGCAGCTAAGAGCATAAGGGGCACGAACCCTCAGAACCTGGTGGAGAAGATTCTCCGATCGAAGATATACCAGAACACCTACTGGAAGGAGCAATGTTTCGGGTTAACGGCGGAGACGTTGGTGGACAAGGCCATGGAGCTCGACCACCTCGGCGGCACCTACGGCGGAAACCGCAAACCCACGCCGTTCATGTGCCTCGTCATGAAGATGCTCCAGATTCAGCCCGAGAAAGAAATCGTCATTGAGTTCATAAAAAACGAGGATTACAAGTACGTTAGGATTCTCGGTGCTTTTTACTTGCGTATCACTGGTTCTGACATTGACGTCTACCGCTACCTCGAACCTTTATACAATGACTATCGCAAACTTAGACGAAAGCTCGCTGATGGACGTGAGTTTCTTAACCATTTTCATTCGTTCATTCATTGTTTGTTGATTTTATCAATTACTCAGCTCGCTTATTAAGCTAATCTGTTGCTCTTGATTTGCAGAGTTTACATTGACGCACGTGGATGAGGTTATAGATGAACTTCTCACAAAGGATTATTCTTGTGATATTGCTCTGCCACGCGTTAAGAAAAggtatattttcttaaatttttttcctctcttattGGAATGTGTAGTTTCCTGTTGTGTCTTTACTCATTATTTGAATTTGAGCTATTTTCCCTTGTTTCTTTGCTGTGCTTAAATATGGTTTATAGTTATAATTTTGTGGACTGTGAAATTATACTTTAAAATACAGTTTACGAGCATGGTTTTGTGGTGTGAAGATGTTTAATTCTACTTATGTTTTGCCATAGGTGGACTCTTGAATCTTTGGGTTCGTTAGAACCTAGAAGAAGTGCACTTGAAGAAGATTTtgaggaggaagaagagaaagaggaTAATGAGCAGCCTGTTGATGAGATTGAAGATAAGGCCTATGAGAAGGTGCTTCCCGTTTCTTTCCTAATTATGAGATATATCTTCTTTTACCTTATTTTTTTTgctgttaaaaataaatataagtagtTGTGATGTTTTGGTTTATTATTGAATGATTTGCAGGACCATTATCGTGGGAGAAGCCCTACTAGGGAAAGAGACAGGGATAGAAGGCACGATAGTCATAGACACAGGTACTGTTCTGTCTTTGCAAGTGTTTTGTAATTGTAACTTTGGATTGATGTAGATGCAaatattgttattgaaaaagctttttctgGTACCTTCAATTTGCATTTTGGTTTTTCGTCAATTTTGGTAGTGTAGGAGTGTATCTGGACTGTTTCCCATTTCTCAGTCTCTATTATATCCCTTTGTCAGTACAGTCTACTAAGGGTTATAGTCTTCAGTCTCCACCATCATAATACGTTGTCGTTTAAGATTTTACATCCTCTAAACTGGCGTATCATGCTGATAGCGGCAATCAAAACCATCACGGCAACTCTTTGAATGGTTATAGTATTTGCATGGCCTACTGATCTTGTTACTAGGTTCCTATAATATTTCACATCCTTCTTCACAACTTGTGGTTGTGAAGAAGACACTAACAAGGATGGTTCTAGCAAGATCAGTAAGCCATGCAAATACTATAACAGTTCAAAGGGTTGCCACGTTGGTTTTGATTGTTGCTATCAGCATGGTATGCCAGTTTGGAGGATGTAAAATCTTAAACGATGTATTCTGATGGTGGAGACCAAAGACTATAACCCTTAGTAGACTGTACTGACAAAGGGGTCTAAAGCCTCAAATCAAttgtaattttcttataatgACAAGATTCTAGGAAGACTCTGAGCTTTATTTACAACAGATATGAATAAATTATGCTGGAAGCTGTTTTTGAATTTGCGCAAGGTTACACTTCTATTTCCACTCTGGCATTCAGAGCCATCTGTGG comes from Glycine soja cultivar W05 chromosome 20, ASM419377v2, whole genome shotgun sequence and encodes:
- the LOC114403186 gene encoding pre-mRNA-splicing factor 38-like, whose translation is MANRTDPAAKSIRGTNPQNLVEKILRSKIYQNTYWKEQCFGLTAETLVDKAMELDHLGGTYGGNRKPTPFMCLVMKMLQIQPEKEIVIEFIKNEDYKYVRILGAFYLRITGSDIDVYRYLEPLYNDYRKLRRKLADGQFTLTHVDEVIDELLTKDYSCDIALPRVKKRWTLESLGSLEPRRSALEEDFEEEEEKEDNEQPVDEIEDKAYEKDHYRGRSPTRERDRDRRHDSHRHRDRDYDRDYDRDYDRERGRGRDRDRDRERDRDRYRLREEKDYGRDREGRERERREKDRDRGRRRSHSRSRSRSRDRREHDGGDYRKRHARSSVSPRRHGDGLEDGEPKKKKKKEKKEKKDDGTDHPDPEIAEANKLRAALGLKPLRV